The nucleotide window CTCCCTTAAGTTTTGTTCCCTTCCGCCACATAATCTCAGTTCTGCCTGAGGATTAAAAAGTTTGAAAAGGGATATAATCTTGAGGCATTTATACGGCGTTAGCTGTTTATTATTTGCCAGAGGTGTTCCTGGTATAGGGATGAGAAAATTCATCGGTATGGAGTCTACCTTAAGCTCTCTATATGTAATTGCAAGATCTACAATATCCTCATCAGTTTCACCTATGCCGAAAATACCCCCACAACAGGTTGATAGACCGGTTTTCTGTATTTTTTTAATGGTTTCATATCTTTCTCTCCACGGATGTGTAGACACTATGTTTGGGAAATGTCTTTCTGATGTTTCAAGATTGTGGTTTACCCTTTCAACACCTGCTTCTTTAAGGAGCTTAAGATCTTCTTCATCTATACTTCCTATAGAAACACAAACCTTTACAGGTATGTTCTTTTTTATCTCTTTTACTGCATCTGCTATTTCCTGAACTTCTTCTTTTGTTGCCCTCCTTCCACTTGTTACTATACAGTATCTGTTGGCTTTTATAGAGACAGCCTTATAAGCCCCTTCAACAACTTCTTTTTTGGGGACAAGTGGGTAAGCATTGATAGGTGTCGGGTATTTTGAAGACTGGGCACAGAATGAACAGTCTTCTGTACATGCACCGTTTTTTGCGTTTATAAGGGAACAGAACTCAACTTCATTATCAAAAACAGCTTCTCTAACCTTTGAAGCCTGTTTGATTAACTGGTTAACAAGTTCATCAGGTGTGTTAAGTATTTTTAATCCTTCTTCTTTTGTTAGCTTTTCACCATTTAACACCCTGTCTGCCAGTTTATTTATAAAATTTTCCATATCTTCCTCGTTAACTTTAAAATTTTGAATAGTTTACCATAATTTCTGCCGTATGCTTTATAAAAAATTTTTGCTTTCTAA belongs to Persephonella hydrogeniphila and includes:
- the bioB gene encoding biotin synthase BioB, whose protein sequence is MENFINKLADRVLNGEKLTKEEGLKILNTPDELVNQLIKQASKVREAVFDNEVEFCSLINAKNGACTEDCSFCAQSSKYPTPINAYPLVPKKEVVEGAYKAVSIKANRYCIVTSGRRATKEEVQEIADAVKEIKKNIPVKVCVSIGSIDEEDLKLLKEAGVERVNHNLETSERHFPNIVSTHPWRERYETIKKIQKTGLSTCCGGIFGIGETDEDIVDLAITYRELKVDSIPMNFLIPIPGTPLANNKQLTPYKCLKIISLFKLFNPQAELRLCGGREQNLREFHDIAMEVANCLMAGGYLTRAGRAPGKDEEMVKRLGRKLITNRGSFSKKEPAVK